In one window of Arctopsyche grandis isolate Sample6627 chromosome 6, ASM5162203v2, whole genome shotgun sequence DNA:
- the LOC143913729 gene encoding phosphatidylcholine:ceramide cholinephosphotransferase 2-like isoform X2, protein MTVSDGSPPTKAASDGGEPLVQSVRDYLANEPHKLVVRVLPQPEPEPQLSDVQIIPDTTYAISDNAIEKNVLKRNDLNNNSKNKFSSQKNQTEENQSNETNRPVDANGMPSAAERMQRQPLLARCVKQESHIVLPIDDSEHDQEDGPHPSSQIPNGDFQISESALGREEPYPKEIGKSILAFVFLCCCVCINMLSLSLVHERVPDRNPLPDVFLDNVPPLDWGLSISEYILSTSTTIASIVILLHKHRFIVARRIFFIMGLLYFYRSFTMFVTVLPTSSTTYYCSPKANHTTPILIIRRMAHLISGFGLSINGKHTFCGDYIYSGHTTILILSYYVISEYSPRKWRPLHWSAAVAALTGIILLLLAHGHYTVDVLIAYYITTRLFWTYHTLTGRQSRQSLGMITKEWWYPIFLYFEKNVHGPLPRQYNWPLVWPKTKLFSRLS, encoded by the coding sequence AACGAGCCGCATAAACTAGTTGTGAGAGTTCTGCCGCAGCCGGAGCCTGAGCCTCAGTTGAGCGACGTGCAAATTATCCCAGACACCACATATGCTATCAGCGACAATGCAATCGAAAAGAACGTTCTGAAGAggaatgatttaaataataactCGAAAAATAAATTCTCATCGCAGAAGAATCAAACAGAGGAGAATCAAAGCAACGAGACCAACAGGCCCGTTGATGCAAACGGAATGCCCAGCGCTGCGGAACGGATGCAACGCCAGCCGTTGCTGGCGAGATGTGTGAAACAAGAATCTCACATCGTACTCCCCATCGATGATTCTGAGCACGACCAAGAAGATGGCCCACATCCGTCGTCGCAGATACCCAATGGTGACTTCCAGATCTCAGAGTCGGCCTTGGGACGTGAAGAACCGTACCCTAAAGAAATCGGAAAGTCGATCCTCGCATTTGTGTTCTTGTGCTGCTGTGTGTGCATTAATATGCTATCATTATCCTTAGTTCATGAAAGAGTGCCAGATCGTAATCCCTTACCTGACGTATTCTTAGATAATGTACCTCCGTTGGATTGGGGTCTTTCCATTTCTGAATATATACTTTCAACGTCGACGACAATTGCATCGATTGTCATTTTGTTGCATAAACATCGTTTCATAGTAGCCCGTCGCATCTTCTTCATCATGGGATTGCTATATTTCTACAGATCGTTTACAATGTTTGTAACAGTCTTGCCCACGTCTAGTACTACCTATTATTGTAGTCCTAAAGCAAATCACACAACACCTATTTTAATCATTCGAAGAATGGCCCATCTGATCTCAGGCTTTGGACTGTCAATTAACGGAAAACACACTTTCTGTGGCGATTACATTTATAGTGGACATACAACAATATTGATTCTCAGTTATTATGTAATATCTGAATATAGCCCCCGTAAATGGCGACCTTTACATTGGTCAGCTGCCGTAGCTGCTCTTACtggtataatattattgttgttAGCACACGGTCACTATACAGTAGATGTACTTATTGCTTATTACATTACTACTAGATTGTTTTGGACTTATCATACTCTGACTGGTCGTCAGTCCCGTCAGAGTCTCGGCATGATCACAAAAGAGTGGTGGTAtccgatatttttatatttcgaaaaaaaCGTGCATGGGCCGTTACCCCGTCAATATAATTGGCCGCTAGTATGGCCAAAAACTAAATTGTTCAGCCGGCTAAGCTag